DNA from Aliarcobacter butzleri:
ATATCTCTTGCATTTATATACATTTTTTGTTCTTCTAGTTCTAAAGCATACATGATATAATAATTTTCTAAATCAAAATTTTTGATTTCTACTTTTCTAAAATTATTAGTATGCTCTTTATTTTCTAGATTACTATCTTTTATACTACAACCAATAAATATAGTTGTTAAAAATAAGCAAAATATTATAATTTTTTTATAGCTGGGCACTCTTTGTATACCTCTTGTTCATTTTCTTTAAAATATTCCCAAAAAGGGAAAGTCCTACATTGCATAGGTCTTGCTTCATAAATTGAACACTGTCTTTTTTCTAAATTAAAAAAACAACATGCAAAGTTATTAGAAGCTAATTTTATCTCTTTTATACTATATTTATATCCAATTTTATTTAAAAATCTATTTTTTAAATTTTCACTTGAGATATTTAAAAGCAAAGCTAATGTTTCTATCTCTTTTGGGTTAATCCAAATGTAGCCACTTTCTCCAATACAGCAGTTTCCATTACAACTATTACAACCACTTGGCGAAAACGCAAAATTATATCCATCTTTTTTTATTAAATCACTCAAAATCAACCTTTATACTATATGTTGAAGATTTTTTGTAAATATTTTCAACATTTTTTGTAAATAAATTATCTTCATCAAAAACAATCAAAGGATTAAATATTTTTGTTAAAGATTTTGAATCTTTTTTCGCATATACTAAAACTAAAGTTGCATCTTTAGATATTTTTGGATGAACAAATTGTAAAGCTTCAAGATTAAACTTATGTTTATTTAATAAAAGTAAAATTTCGCCTAATTGTTTGCAATCATAGCAGAAAAAAAACTTTCCGTCATTTTTTAAAATCTTAGAAGTTTTTTCAATAAAAATATCTAGAGGTAAAGAATCATTATACCTTGCTATTTTTAAAGATTCATTTTCACTTTTTATTACATCACAATGATAAAAAGGTGGATTTGATATGCAAATATCAAATTTTTTATCAAAATCAAAATCTTTATAAGAACCTTTATACAAAGTTGCATTTATTTTATTTGTTTGTGCATTTTTTGATGAAAAAAACTGAAATTGAGTTTGAATTTCACATTGATTTAAATTTAGTTTTTCATACTCTTTTGCAACTAATAAACCTAAAATCCCGCTGCCACTTCCAATATCTAAGAATTCACCTTTTATATTTTTATATTTTTTTAAATTTTCACAAATAAAATTAAATAAAAAGTGTGTGTCGCTATTATAACAATATCCATTTGCAGGTTGATATAAAACCAAAAAAAATCCTTAATTAAATTCGCGCAATTATATCTAAGTTATTCAAATAAAACTTTTAATTCAGTTTAATTTTTTATATTAATTTTTCTAATAAGTAATAATTTAAATTACCTTAAAAAGGGTACTAAATTTCGAAAAAATTGAAAAAAAAGCTCAAAATTTAACCCCTTTTTTGATTGTTTATTGTATTATTCGCTTTATTATTAAAAAAAATATTTAAGGATATATTATGTCTAATATAGAAGCTCCCGCTAATACTCCTGTTTGGGTTGATGAAAATAGATGTAAAGCATGTGATAAATGTGTTTCTGTTTGCCCAGCTGGAGTTTTAGCTATGAGACAAGAAGTTCACTCTACTTTAGGTTCAATGATAACTGTTGTTCATCCTGAATCATGTATTGGTTGTAGTGACTGTGAATTAGCTTGTCCAGATTTTGCTATTTTTGTTGCCGATAGAAAAGAATTTAAATTTGCTAAGTTATCAGAAGACGCAAAAATAAGAAGAGAAAAAATAATTGAAAATAAATATAGAATATTAGATGAAGATAAGTAAGGAAAATTATGGCAAGAGAATTAATTACAACAGGAAATGAACTTGCAGCAAAAGCTGCAATAGATTCAAAATGTGAGTTTTTTGGGGGTTATCCAATTACTCCATCAAGTGAAATAATGCATGTTTTATCTTCAGCACTTCCTGCTCGTGGAGGAGTTTCAATTCAAATGGAAGATGAAATTTCTGGAATTTGTGCAGCATTAGGTGCTGCAATGTCAGGAAAAAGAGCATTAACTGCATCAAGTGGACCTGGAATTTCACTAAAAGCTGAAAATTTAGGAGTAGGGTATATCTCTGAAGTTCCTTTAGTTGTTATAAATGTTATGAGAGGAGGTCCTTCAACTGGACTTCCTACTAGAGTTTCTCAAGGAGATGTTTTACAAGCAAGAAATCCAACTCATGGTGATGTAAAATCTATTACTTTAGTTCCTGGAAACTTAAAAGAGTGCTATACAGAAGTTGTAAGAGCATTTGATTTAGCAGATAGATTTATGCAACCAGTTTTTGTTTTATTGGATGAAACAATAGGACATATGAGTGGAAAAGCAGTAATTCCTGATTTGGAAGAAGTTGAAAAAAATAGAGTTTATAGAAGAAGATTTGATGGAGATAAAAAGGATTATAAACCTTATGGTGTTGGTGAAGATGAACCTGCAATTTTAAATCCAATGTTTGAAGGTTATAGATATCACTTTACTGGTCTTCATCATGGACCAACAGGACATCCAACTGAAGATGCAGTAGTTTGTGATGCTTTAATGAAACGATTATTTAAAAAAGTTGATGCACATTTAGATGAAATAGAATTAAATGAAGAGTATATGTTAGATGATGCAGATATTATGATTATTGCTTATGGTTCTGTTTCTCTTGGTGTTACTGAAGCTATTAATAGATTAAGAAAAGAGGGAATTAAAGTTGGTATGTTTAGACCAAAAACAATTTGGCCAAGCCCAGCTAAAAGAATAAAAGAGTTGATGAATAAATTTAAAAAAGTTTTAGTAGCAGAGTTAAATATGGGACAATTTGCACAAGAGGTACAAAGAGTATCTGGAAGAGATGACTTTGATACTTTATTTAAAGCAAATGGTAGACCATTATCTCCACTAGAAATTATTGAAAAAGTGAAAGGAATGTAAGATGGCTTTTAACTATGATGAATATTTAAGAACTGATAAAATGCCAACTTTATGGTGTTGGGGTTGTGGAGACGGAGTTATTTTAAAAGCTGTAATTAGGGCTATTGAAAAAATGGGTTGGAATATGGACGATGTTTGTGTTGTTTCTGGAATTGGATGTTCTGGAAGATTTTCTTCATACATAAATTGTAATACTGTTCATACAACTCATGGAAGAACATTAGCTTATGCAACAGGAATAAAATTAGCAAATCCTGATAAAAAAGTAATTGTTGTTGGTGGAGATGGAGATGGACTTGCTATTGGAGGAAATCATACAATTCATGCAAGTAGAAGAAATATAGATTTAACATACATAATTATAAATAACTTTATTTATGGATTAACAAATTCTCAAACAAGTCCAACAACTCCACAAGGAATGTGGACTGTTACTATGAGTAGAGGAAATATTGATCCAACATTTGATGCTTGTAAATTAGTTGAAGCAGCAGGTGCTTCATTTGTAGCAAGAGAAACAATGATTGATCCAAAAAGATTGGAAAGATCACTTGTAAAAGCTTTTGAACATAAAGGTTTTTCATTTGTTGAAGTATTCTCAAATTGTCACATCAATTTAGGAAGAAAAAATAAAATGGCTACTGCTATGGCTAACTTAGAATGGATTGATGAGATTTCTATTTCAAAAACTAAATTTGATATGCTTGATGAGAGTGAAAAAATTGGTAAATTTCCAACTGGAGTATTAAAACATGATGAAAATGCTCTTGAATATTGTGAAGCTTATGAAAAAGTAAAAGAAGCGCATAAAAATAAAACTATGGTTGAGTTATAAGGAGTATATGATGTCAGCAAATAGAACTTTAATGAGATTTACTGGTGTTGGTGGACAAGGTGTACTTCTTGCAGGAGCAATTTTTGCAGCTGCAAAAATAAACAATGGTGGATATGGTTTGAAAACAGCAACTTATACATCTCAAGTAAGAGGTGGACCAACAGTTGTTGATATTACTTTACAAGATGAAGAGATTTTATATCCTTATGCAAATGATGGTGAAATAGATTTTATGTTATCTGTTGCTCAAATTTCTTATGATCAATTTAAAAAAGGTGTAAAAGATGGAGCAACAATTGTAATTGAACCAAATTTAGTTAAACCTTCAGAAGAAGATAAAAAAAGATGGAATATCGTTGAAATTCCAATCATTACTATTGCAAAAGATGAAGTTGGAAATGTAATTACTCAGTCAGTTTTAGCTTTATCAATAGCAAACTATTTTACAGGTGAAACAATTCCAAATGAAGTTTTAAGACAAACAATGCTTTCAAAAGTTCCAGAAAAATTGCATGAAACAAATAACAAAGCTTTTGATTTGGGTTTAAAATACGCTAAAGAAGCTGATGAAGCAAAGAAAAAATCTGCATAAAATTTTAAAAGATAGATAAGATTCTATCTTTTAATCTCATTTTTTATAATACTATCACTTTTAGAAAAATTTATTAAATCTTCTACTGTTTTTATTTTATTTGTATCTATATTTTTTAAACATTTTTCAAAAACTATTTGCGTTGTTAATGCATCATAATATGCTCTATGATGGTTTTCTATATCGATATTTAAAAGTTCTTTTAAAGAACTCAATCCATATTTTTCTGATTTTATAGTTCTTTTAGCTAAATCAATTGTACAAAGTTTTCTATTTAAAAGTTTTCCTAAACTATATTTTTCAAAAGAGTCTGAAATAAAGTTGTAATCAAACTTTATATCATGTGCTATAAAAACATCATCACCTAAAAACTCTTTGAAATCTTTTAAAACTTTTTCTATTCTAGGAGCTGTTTCTAACATAGCAGGAGTTATTTTTGTAACTTCTTGAATATATGGAGGAATCTCTTTTGCAAAAACTAAAGAGTTAAAGCTATCTAAAACTTCACCATTTTTGTATTTCACAGCTCCCAATTCTATAATTTGAAAACCTTTTTTTGGAGTACCACCATTTGTTTCTATATCAACAAAACAAAAAGTTTGTTCAGAAATTAAAGTTTGTGTGGTTTTTAAAAATACAAAATCATCTTTTATATCAAGAGGTAAACCATTTATTAGTAAAAGTTCAAACTCCAAATTACTATTATCATAAAATCTATCAGCTGAAATTTCAAGAAGATTTAAAAATTCATCATAAGCTATTGGTTCTTTTAATAATCTTTTTAAAATATCTAAAAAAATAGTTTTTGGTTTTAGTATATATTTTTTTTTAAGAGATTTCATTTGCTTCTTTTACAAAATCAATCATTTTTTGTTTATCTTTTTTTCCTTTTTCAATCTCTACTGCACTACTTACATCTACGCCATAAAAACCAAAACCATTAAGTTCTTTTAAATTTTGAGCATCTAATCCACCAGCAAGAATAAATTTAGAACAATCTAAGTCTTTGAAAAATTCTAAAGCAACTCTTTTTCCTGCTCCTCCAAAAGCATCAACAAAAGCATCAATTAAATAGTATTGATTTTCTAAATTTTGTAAATCTTTTTTCTCTTTTACTCTTAAAACTTTTATATATTTTACTGTTAGTTTTGAATAATCTAAAGTATTTTCATCATCTATTATTTGAGCTAACTGCATTTTAGAGTTTTTACAAGTTTCATTTATAAATTCAAGGCTTTCATTTACAAAAAGACCAACTGTTTGTACAAATGGAGCAATTTCTTCTACTATTTCTTTTGCTTTTAAAGGTTCTATATATCTTGGAGATTTTTTATAAAATACAAATCCTAATGCATCTGCACCAGCATTTATTGCATTTATTGCATCACTTAGATTTGTAATTCCACAAATTTTTATTCTCATATTTTTAAGCTCTTTATAGCTTTTTCATAATCATCGCTTCCAAATACATAACTTCCTGCAACAACTATATCAACACCAGCATTTTTTAGTATTTCTATATTTTTATCATTTACTCCACCATCAACTTCTATCAAGC
Protein-coding regions in this window:
- a CDS encoding 3'-5' exonuclease, coding for MKSLKKKYILKPKTIFLDILKRLLKEPIAYDEFLNLLEISADRFYDNSNLEFELLLINGLPLDIKDDFVFLKTTQTLISEQTFCFVDIETNGGTPKKGFQIIELGAVKYKNGEVLDSFNSLVFAKEIPPYIQEVTKITPAMLETAPRIEKVLKDFKEFLGDDVFIAHDIKFDYNFISDSFEKYSLGKLLNRKLCTIDLAKRTIKSEKYGLSSLKELLNIDIENHHRAYYDALTTQIVFEKCLKNIDTNKIKTVEDLINFSKSDSIIKNEIKR
- a CDS encoding 2-oxoacid:acceptor oxidoreductase family protein, coding for MSANRTLMRFTGVGGQGVLLAGAIFAAAKINNGGYGLKTATYTSQVRGGPTVVDITLQDEEILYPYANDGEIDFMLSVAQISYDQFKKGVKDGATIVIEPNLVKPSEEDKKRWNIVEIPIITIAKDEVGNVITQSVLALSIANYFTGETIPNEVLRQTMLSKVPEKLHETNNKAFDLGLKYAKEADEAKKKSA
- a CDS encoding 2-oxoglutarate ferredoxin oxidoreductase subunit beta — its product is MAFNYDEYLRTDKMPTLWCWGCGDGVILKAVIRAIEKMGWNMDDVCVVSGIGCSGRFSSYINCNTVHTTHGRTLAYATGIKLANPDKKVIVVGGDGDGLAIGGNHTIHASRRNIDLTYIIINNFIYGLTNSQTSPTTPQGMWTVTMSRGNIDPTFDACKLVEAAGASFVARETMIDPKRLERSLVKAFEHKGFSFVEVFSNCHINLGRKNKMATAMANLEWIDEISISKTKFDMLDESEKIGKFPTGVLKHDENALEYCEAYEKVKEAHKNKTMVEL
- a CDS encoding YkgJ family cysteine cluster protein; its protein translation is MSDLIKKDGYNFAFSPSGCNSCNGNCCIGESGYIWINPKEIETLALLLNISSENLKNRFLNKIGYKYSIKEIKLASNNFACCFFNLEKRQCSIYEARPMQCRTFPFWEYFKENEQEVYKECPAIKKL
- a CDS encoding tRNA1(Val) (adenine(37)-N6)-methyltransferase, with the translated sequence MVLYQPANGYCYNSDTHFLFNFICENLKKYKNIKGEFLDIGSGSGILGLLVAKEYEKLNLNQCEIQTQFQFFSSKNAQTNKINATLYKGSYKDFDFDKKFDICISNPPFYHCDVIKSENESLKIARYNDSLPLDIFIEKTSKILKNDGKFFFCYDCKQLGEILLLLNKHKFNLEALQFVHPKISKDATLVLVYAKKDSKSLTKIFNPLIVFDEDNLFTKNVENIYKKSSTYSIKVDFE
- a CDS encoding 4Fe-4S dicluster domain-containing protein — its product is MSNIEAPANTPVWVDENRCKACDKCVSVCPAGVLAMRQEVHSTLGSMITVVHPESCIGCSDCELACPDFAIFVADRKEFKFAKLSEDAKIRREKIIENKYRILDEDK
- a CDS encoding phosphoribosylanthranilate isomerase, whose translation is MRIKICGITNLSDAINAINAGADALGFVFYKKSPRYIEPLKAKEIVEEIAPFVQTVGLFVNESLEFINETCKNSKMQLAQIIDDENTLDYSKLTVKYIKVLRVKEKKDLQNLENQYYLIDAFVDAFGGAGKRVALEFFKDLDCSKFILAGGLDAQNLKELNGFGFYGVDVSSAVEIEKGKKDKQKMIDFVKEANEIS
- a CDS encoding 2-oxoglutarate synthase subunit alpha; translation: MARELITTGNELAAKAAIDSKCEFFGGYPITPSSEIMHVLSSALPARGGVSIQMEDEISGICAALGAAMSGKRALTASSGPGISLKAENLGVGYISEVPLVVINVMRGGPSTGLPTRVSQGDVLQARNPTHGDVKSITLVPGNLKECYTEVVRAFDLADRFMQPVFVLLDETIGHMSGKAVIPDLEEVEKNRVYRRRFDGDKKDYKPYGVGEDEPAILNPMFEGYRYHFTGLHHGPTGHPTEDAVVCDALMKRLFKKVDAHLDEIELNEEYMLDDADIMIIAYGSVSLGVTEAINRLRKEGIKVGMFRPKTIWPSPAKRIKELMNKFKKVLVAELNMGQFAQEVQRVSGRDDFDTLFKANGRPLSPLEIIEKVKGM